The following are from one region of the Brassica napus cultivar Da-Ae unplaced genomic scaffold, Da-Ae ScsIHWf_1723;HRSCAF=2352, whole genome shotgun sequence genome:
- the LOC106449396 gene encoding putative ubiquitin-conjugating enzyme E2 38 produces the protein MEPAVDRKAGIPEVIDKKNKGKSILNYQPWWFPNFSSKRTSARANFKRFDSVQHFSDHHYVLKGNASKQHSRTWAKKIQADWKILEKDLPETIFVRACESRMDLMRAVIVGAEGTPYHDGLFFFDIHFPDTYPSVPPMVHYHSGGLTINPNLYNSGHVCLSLLGTWYGNTRENWLPQESTMLQLLVSIQGLILNRKPYYNEPFVGWTKWTPLGEPFSKGYSENVFILSLRTMVYIMRKPPNHFEEFVRSHYFVRASDIVKAANAYIDGAPVGSIVKGTSQGGSMKFRTEVAVFMKTVVDEFVKLGVKELQDKLKPPPVIHTNTSRLCFIFSMLCLLFILLVVVHGSIKDKLSILA, from the exons ATGGAGCCCGCCGTGGACAGAAAG GCTGGAATTCCTGAAGTGATCGATAAGAAGAACAAAGGGAAGTCTATACTAAACTATCAGCCTTGGTGGTTTCCGAATTTTAGCAGCAAGAGAACCTCAGCTCGAGctaattttaaaagatttgacAGTGTTCAGCACTTCTCAGATCATCACTATGTTTTGAAGGGGAATGCTTCAAAGCAG CACTCAAGGACTTGGGCGAAAAAGATTCAAGCAGATTGGAAGATTCTTGAGAAGGATTTGCCAG AGACAATATTTGTGAGAGCCTGTGAATCAAGAATGGATCTTATGAGAGCTGTAATTGTTGGAGCCGAAGGGACTCCTTACCATGAcggtcttttcttttttgatattCACTTCCCTGATACCTATCCTTCAGTGCCTCCA ATGGTTCATTACCATTCTGGTGGGCTTACAATCAACCCTAATCTATACAACTCTGGTCATGTATGCCTGAGTCTTCTCGGTACCTGGTATGGTAATACGAGGGAGAACTGGCTCCCACAGGAGTCCACAATGTTACAGCTTCTTGTCTCAATCCAAGGACTCATCTTGAATCGAAAACCGTACTATAACGAACCTTTCGTTGGGTGGACCAAGTGGACTCCATTAGGCGAGCCTTTTTCCAAAGGTTACAGTGAGAACGTATTCATATTGTCGTTACGAACAATGGTTTACATCATGAGGAAGCCACCAAAT CACTTTGAAGAGTTTGTTCGTAGCCATTACTTCGTAAGGGCTAGCGATATAGTGAAAGCAGCCAATGCTTATATAGACGGTGCTCCTGTTGGTTCCATAGTTAAAGGTACTAGCCAGGGCGGGTCCATGAAGTTTAGAACCGAAGTGGCTGTCTTTATGAAGACAGTTGTGGATGAGTTCGTTAAACTAGGAGTCAAGGAGCTTCAAGATAAACTGAAACCACCACCTGTGATTCATACTAACACATCGAG GCTGTGTTTTATATTTAGTATGCtatgtttattgtttattttgttgGTGGTGGTTCATGGTAGCATCAAAGACAAGTTATCAATACTCGCCTAA